One Nicotiana tomentosiformis chromosome 4, ASM39032v3, whole genome shotgun sequence genomic window carries:
- the LOC138909196 gene encoding uncharacterized protein, which produces MPQQSSRAIVPAPVAPPPAQPAKDRGQAVRGGGQPARVCPRYEIQSGGAQPQFYAFLARPEAELSDAVITCIVPVCHRDASALFVSGFTYSYMSSYFASYLVVPHDSLTAHVYMSTLVGYFIVVDCVYRSCMITIGSLETSVNLLLLDIVYFDVILGMD; this is translated from the coding sequence AtgccacagcagagttctcgtgccatagttccggcaccagttgctccaccgcccgctcagccagctaagGACAggggtcaggccgttagaggtggaggccagccagctagagtcTGTCCCAGATACGaaattcagagtggtggggcccaacctcaATTTTATGCTTtcctagctaggcctgaggccgagttatCTGACgccgttatcacatgtattgttccagtttgccatagagatgcttcagctcTATTTGTTTCGGGGTTTACTTATTCGtacatgtcatcctattttgcttcatatctggttgtgcctcatgattctttgactGCTCATGTGTATATGTCCACACTTGTGGGCTATTTTATTGTTGTAGATTGTGTCTATCGCTCGTGtatgattactattgggagtcttgagactagcgtaaatctcctacttcttgatatagtatattttgatgttatcttgggtatggattag